Proteins encoded by one window of Streptomyces sp. NBC_01571:
- a CDS encoding minor capsid protein: protein MSGYTSSLLDGIAGLLAEAGVGVFTPDAVVQDPDTGIFRGVMPDSPERALGITAYPVTDDDTTNAITAVQIRMRAGRDPDAIDNLADVVFDELHNRRQYRIGGIFVALSWRQSQAWIGQDAQKRMELTSNYYFRTTRSGAHLID, encoded by the coding sequence GTGAGCGGATACACCAGCAGCCTCCTCGACGGAATCGCCGGCCTCCTCGCTGAGGCCGGCGTCGGTGTGTTCACGCCCGACGCGGTGGTCCAGGACCCGGACACAGGGATCTTCCGGGGCGTCATGCCCGACTCCCCGGAGCGCGCCCTCGGTATCACCGCGTACCCGGTGACCGACGACGACACCACCAACGCGATCACGGCGGTGCAGATCCGCATGCGTGCGGGCCGCGACCCGGACGCGATCGACAACCTCGCCGACGTGGTGTTCGACGAGCTGCACAACCGCCGCCAGTACCGGATCGGCGGCATCTTCGTCGCCCTGTCCTGGCGGCAGTCACAGGCATGGATCGGCCAGGACGCGCAGAAGCGCATGGAGCTGACCAGCAACTACTACTTCCGGACGACCAGGTCCGGGGCTCACCTGATCGACTAG
- a CDS encoding phage tail tube protein, producing MATPTETTALARRFRLQLDMSIDQDGSDWQTVIGVTDFKPPAPDPNIEDSSDYESEGWNGNTKTAQGWELGFTINRRENDQVKVFPPTHEKLRQAAWLFGSQSMAHLRWYDRDGLPEAYEGSGIVKWEPSGGEHTALDQVEVTITGDGALDLIANPEA from the coding sequence ATGGCCACCCCCACCGAGACGACCGCACTCGCGCGGCGCTTCAGGCTCCAGCTCGACATGAGCATCGACCAGGACGGCAGCGACTGGCAGACCGTCATCGGCGTCACGGACTTCAAGCCCCCGGCGCCGGACCCCAACATCGAGGACTCCTCGGACTACGAGTCGGAGGGGTGGAACGGCAACACGAAGACTGCGCAGGGCTGGGAACTCGGGTTCACCATCAACCGCCGTGAGAACGACCAGGTGAAGGTCTTCCCCCCGACGCACGAAAAGCTCCGCCAGGCGGCGTGGCTGTTCGGCTCCCAGTCGATGGCCCACCTGCGCTGGTACGACCGCGACGGCCTGCCCGAGGCCTACGAGGGCTCGGGCATCGTGAAGTGGGAGCCGAGCGGCGGCGAGCACACCGCGCTGGACCAGGTCGAGGTCACCATCACGGGCGACGGCGCGCTCGACCTGATCGCCAACCCGGAGGCGTGA